The DNA segment ACTACTATTTTTTCTCCACCATTTATTGTTACTATGTTTGGTTTGACATCTATAATTTCAGGACTATCTGCTGTTTTGACAAATGTTATTCCAGTTCTTTCGTTGTTTTCAGAAACCATTGGACCATTGTTTTCTGTGCCTTTTATTGGGTTTGCTATTGCAACTGCTGATTTTACACCTATAAGCCCTTGTTTTAACTGTATTCCTGACGGTATTTTTACAACTATTATTGATCCTGTTTCATTTCCTGCTACCCCGTCTACTTTATTACCAAGATCATCTAAAACCTCAAAGGTTGCTCCAGGAATTGGATTACCAACACTGTCGACAACTATATCTTCGCTTCCTTGTCTTTTTAAGTATATTTCTCCGTCATTTACTGTTGTTCCATTAACTCCCAACACCACTATTGGATAATTAACCTTTACTTCAGGATCCCCTGTCGTTGTATCTGTATAACTATAGACTTTAAAATTTTTACCTTGTATGCATATGACAGTATCTTCTTTTATTGAGTATGGATTATCTCCAACTACTTGAATTTTGTTTGGAGTTACCATTTCTATTTCTGGTTCAACAAAACTAGCTTCAAAAGTATATGCATCTTCTTTAACTGCTGTTTCTGTGATAACTACTTTACCACCTGATTCAAGTTCTAGAGTTGTAGTAATTTCAATGACTACATCTTTTACAGGGTCTTTTAATTCATCAGCTGATATTGGTTTTGTCTTAACATACAGTTTATCAAAGCCATCTGCACCTGAATTAAATTCATTTTTGTCAATATCTGCTTGCAAAAATAATGCGTTTCTACCTATTGTAACTAATAGCTTTCTCTCTATACTCTTTACATCTTTTTTATTATATTGGATGTCATTAGCATTATATGTAATCTTTAATTTTTCATCATCCACTGCTACGCTGTCATATTCTAAATTGCCCGAACCACTTACTGTTAGTCCTTCTATATTTAATTCTTCTAAATATTTACCAATAATATTTACATAAGAACCTGAATCAGGTCCTGATGATGGCTGAACAAACTGTATTTGTGGGGCTATTTTTGCATCTACTACTACAAAGTTTCCTATCTCTTTTTGTTTTATTACATATTTTGTTAAGTCATCATTGTTGTTTGAACCTGTATAAGAAATTTTGTTAGTCAATATTACTTTGTATGTTTCTCCTGAGTCAAGCATGTCCGGAACTTTTATTTTTATTGTCTTTGCATCTACACTTTTAAAATATTCTCTTCCCATATATCCATACTTAAATGGGTCTGTTATATCCTTCATGAAGAATATTGAATAATCCTCATTAAATGTATCTGTTGTATTTATTGTTACTTGTGTTCCTATTTTTCCTTTATTCGGGAATATCGTTATATTATCAGGATTTACCGCTATGTCATCATATATACGAAAGGCATCTGTATATCTATATGACAAACTTACGTCTATGCCATCTTTTACATATTCTTTATCTACTCTTATGTCTTGAAGTCCGAGCCCTAAGTCTACTGTTACATCAGCAATACCACTTCCTGCTGCTCCACTAAGCTCAGTTGATATGTCTTTGTGAGTTAATGCATTTGTATATTTTACTGATATTGTTTGTTTTGGTGTTTCTGTTGTACCAATCTTATCAAAATTTATTCCTTCTATTTTAATATTGTTATTTTTTTTAACTAGTTTAGGATCTACGCCTCTTATTTCCGGCATATCATTTTCGTGTATATCGTATTGAACTCCATTAATCAAAAACATTGAACCCATATCTGAAGGATCAATTGTATATTGTACTGATGTATTACCAGGAGAATTTGGGTATAAATTAACTAATTCCCCTTCGTTATTTTGCATTTTTACAGAAACATTATCTAGGTCTTTTCCCAGTAATGTAAGATAAAATACTGTTGGTGTTTCAAATCCGCCTTTGTAAGTTTTTACTATTTCGATTTTGTTTATTACTGGCGATGCTGCATATACTTTTATTGTGCTTTGTGGCATGAGCCCTATTAGCATCATAAATACTGTTAAAATACTCAATCCTTTCTTTAGCCAGCTTTTTTTCATAGTTTCCTCCCCTTACTTGTTATTCATTGATGTTATGTACTGTATAGTTTATTGTTACATTTTGATTACAGTTGTTTTATGTTAATAAATTGTTACATTGCCAAGTGAAACACTTACTTATTTCGTTCCTAGGAGCAAGCAACTCTCATAAAATCAGAGTTTTTAATTCTCTGCTCAAACTACCTTATTTATAATATCGGCATGTTTTTATAAAATCTTTATTACTATATTATTACATATATTGTTTCTATTATATTACATGGTTTGATATAGCTTTTTTTCAGATTATGACTAAAAATGGTCGTATTCTTAAATATTTCGCCATACAAGGCATTTTCCCTTCTATTTTGAATCTTTTACATGAGTATTTCTAATGACATATTGTGTAATCTGCTTTATTTATCTGTAATAAAACTGAAACATACATGTTGCTAAAGTTCTGATATAATAGAGTTAGTCGGAGGTGAATCAGTTTTGAAAAAAAGAATATTTTTAGTAATATTCATGGTTTTAATTCTAACTTCAAATACAATAATAAATGCACAAGCTACAAATGAAGAAGTAGAAGCAGGTAATAAGCTAAAGCTTTTAGGAATATACAAAGGTTATGAAGATGGCAGCCTTAAGCTGGACAATAATATTACCAGAGCTGAATTCACTACTCTTGCAGTAAGGCTTATTTGCAAAGATAATGAGAACTTTAATAACACAGATAATGCATTCAATGATGCAGATTCTCATTGGGCAAAAAATTATATTAATACAGCCTCTGAGATAGGTTTGATTAATGGTTATCCTGACGGAAGCTTTAAACCTGACAATCAAATTTCTAATGCAGAAGTTTTAACTGTTTTGATAAGACTTCTTGGATATGATGATACTTTGGATGTAAATAAGACATGGCCTGAAAATTATATGGATAGGTCACTAAACTTAAATATTTCTGATAATGAAACCAGTCCAAGTATTATGTCTACTAGAGGTAATGTAGCTGTTTATATTAGTAGATGTCTTACTATAAACATGAAAAAAAGCTATTAATGCTTTTAATCCGACTACATAATTGATTTCAACAGAAGGAGTAAATATATATACTCACTGTTGATATAAACTCCTTAATAGTTTTTCATAAATGATAATATTATAATGAAGAATTATCGTATAAATCTCCTTCCAAATATATATAAAGATAACAGCAAGCTTTGTGCTTGCTGTTTTTTTGTTTAACATCTCTAAATTCACGCGAGTTACTTACTATATTAAATCTCTTTTTACTATTTCTGATACTATAAATGTTGCTACATCATCTGCAAAGCTTCCTGTTGTAAAGCCTGCGTCATAACCTAATTCTTTTGCTAGTTCATGAGATAATCTTGGTCCGCCACAGCAAAGAACTATTTTGTCTCTTATTCCTTCTGCTTCCATTATTTCAACTAACTCTGTCAAATTAGGTATATGAACATTTTTCTGTGTTACTATCTGAGAAACTAGTATTGCATCTGCATTTGTTTCTATTGCTTTAGCTACTAACTCCTCGTTCGGAACTTGACTACCCATGTTTATTGCATTTACCATCTTATATCTCTCTAGCCCATAATGACCTGCATATCCTTTCATGTTCATGATTGCATCAATTCCTACTGTATGTGCATCTGTTCCTGTACAAGCTCCTACTATGGTTATCTCTCTCTTTATATTACTTTTTATATAATCTTCAACTGCATATTTATCCATTGTTTTAACTTCTACTTTTGGAACTTCTATTTTTGTATAATCAACTGTGTGAACACAATGTCCATATACTACAAAAAATGTATATCCTCCTACGTCTTCATAATGAACTACTTCAGGATCTTCTAAGCCCATTTTTCTTGCGAGTATTCTTGCAGTCTCTTTTGCTTCATCACCATAGGGAATAGGCAATGTAAATGAAGTTTGAACCATACCATCATTTAATGTATCTCCATAAGGTTTAACTTTTGTTAAATCAACTTTTTGAACTTCTGACATTACCTATCACCTCCTAACATTAACTCTACAAACGGGTTGTAATACTTATTGTCTTTTTCCACTACTCCGTCTAAACCTTTACCGCCATCTCTTGGTCTTTTAACTGATGCAAATTTACCTTTTTCTATTGTGGAAAATAATCCTTCATTTTCTATTTCTATTAATAATTCTTCTGCTTTTTTTAGTACTTGCTGCGCTCTTGTCTGTATTATTCCGCCCTCTTTGAACTCTATTTCATCACCTAAGTTTCTAGCATTGTTGAATATATATTTTGCATTTTCTATAGCGAGCTTTCTATCATGTAAGTGCGGAGTATGAATTGCTTCTGTCATCATTCCCAATAATTGAATTCCTTGATTAGTCCATATTGATATCAAGTTAAATAGTGCATCTTGTATATGACCTTTAAATATATTGCCTGTCATAAATTTAGTTGGAGGCATATATTTAAGCGGTGCTTTTGGAAAAATCTCTCTTGCCATTTGTGCTTGAGCCAGTTCTAAAAGAAATCCGTTTTCTATGTTAGGATTCATTTCAAATGCATGACCTAGTCCCATCTGTTCTTCTGGTATTCCTGCCATTAGTGCAAATTGTTCATTCATAAGTTGTGATGCTAATACTGTATGTGCTTCTTCTACTGCATCTGAGGTAGTGAGATAATTGTCTTCTCCTGTGTTTATTATTACTCCAGCATAGCCGTTTATTATCCTTGAAAAATACTGGTCAACTAATGTTCTTTGCATGTTAATATCTCTAAATAATATTCCATATAATGCATCATTAAGCATCACATCTAATCTTTCTAATGCTCCCATTGCTGCTATTTCCGGCATACATAAGCCTGAGCAGTAATTGCACAATCTTATATATCTTCCTACTTCCTGCCCAACCTCATCTAGTGCTCGTCTCATCAATTTAAAGTTCTCTTGTGTTGCATAAGTTCCACCAAAGCCCTCTGTTGTTGCTCCATAAGGAACATAATCCAGTAAACTCTGTGCTGTTGTTCTTATTACTGCTATGACATCTGCCCCCTGTCTTGCAGCTGCCTTTGCTTGAACTATATCTTCATATATATTACCTGTTGCTACTATTACATACAAATATGGCTTTGGTCCTTCTCCTAACTGCTCTAAATAATTATCTCTTGTTTGCCTCATATTTTTTATCTTATCTACTGTAGATTTAGCTATTTCATATATTTTTTCTTTTATTTCTTCTTCAGGTGCTATATCTAATTTCATCAAATCAAGTTCATTTTGACTTACTTTTACTGCAATCTCCTGTGGCGATAAACTTGTGTTAACCATTGCATTGCCTATCCAATATGCTGTTCCCAGTGATAATCCTCCATCTTCTTTTATGTTGTCTACTACAACATTAGGAAGAGGTCTTTCTATATCATCTACTCCGTCTATGCCTAACAGCCTTGCTACCGTTCTCTCTACTGAAACTGTTGTATGCATATCTATAAATTCCTGCATTTCTTCGGCTATATTTCTGGCGGCATTTCTGGCACTATCTATAATATCCGAATTTAAATTTAGTTTGCTCATATTCCAACCTCCTTTGTTAATATTTTTCTCTCATTATTTCCTCTGCATCCGATACTATACTTTCTTCCATCCCCATTAATCTTGCTATATTTATAGCATCTCTTGGAACTTGCTCAGTATTTGTTACTTCTTTTAATCTGTAGTCCATCAACAGTCTCACTGACTCAATGCCTTCTGAGCCTACTGCTATGACAGTCTTTAGTTTTTCATAGTCAATATTTTCAAGCCCTATCACTTGCAAATGTTTAACTTTACTAATGTTTGCAACATTATCAAAATGTGTTGTTATAATACTTATGCTTGTTTTATTTAGTAAGTATTTAACTAACGCCTTTGATAAAGCGTACCCTTCTGAAGGGTTAGTTCCACTGGCAAGTTCATCTATTAATATCAAACCCCTTTTATCACTTTTCTTAATAGCTTCATTTATTCCATGTATTTCTCCCCCAAATGTACTTAAACCCATTCCTATTGACTGCATATCTCCTATTGATATGAATATGAAATCATGTAATGAAGTTTTCATGTACTTACATGGAACAAATAGTCCATACTGTGTCATTAAACAAAGCATCCCTATTAATTTTATAGATATAGTTTTTCCCCCCATGTTTGCACCTGTTATACAGGTTACTCCTTTATCTATATCTACACTAATAGGCATGTATTCATGTCCTTTACTACTTAATTCTTCTGATACCTTAAGATGCCTACCTTGCTGTATTCTAATCATATGTGTATTTTCTATTATCGGCTTTATGCTGTCTGTTTTTATTGCCATAAATGCTTTGGCTATAATAAAATCAAGATTTGCTATTTTTTCAAAGCTATCGTTCAGTTTATCCCCTAACTCAGCTATTCTATTTGATATCTGTTTTCTTACCTTTAGCTCTTCTTCTTCTTCTTTAGCTTTTAAAGTATCCATTTCTTTTAAACAATCTTCTACCTCTTCACTCATCTTTATTTTATATTTGAAACTTATGTAGGTTTCTGATGAATATTCAAGAAGACCGCTTTTTTTCACTTTTTCCAACAGCTCTAAGTCGTCTTTTGGTACTGTTATCTCTCCATTTGTTCGTACATTTAATTTTAAGTTTTGTTTTATGACAGTTTTTATTTTATTGTTTTCTTTTTTTATAGCTGATGCAAGTTCTCTTTTCTGTTTTCTTATGTCTTCTAATTCTTTTGAGTACTCATCATATATAAAAAATGTTTTTATGCCGTTTTTCTTTGGATCTAAAAGATTTTCCAGTTCATGTATTTGCTTTAAGCTAATGCTTTCAGGAAGCTTACATTCTAAGTTTTTTAATTTAATTTCAAGTTCTTTTAGTATAAATATATAAAATTTAATTTCAAACAACTCTACTATAGTTAGAATATTTTTATTTTTTGCTCTTTCTAATGAACCTCTGATATCTTTTGTATGAGCCAAACTTGATTTTATCCTAATAAATGCTTTTTGGTTTTTTCTTATTTGATTCACTACAATCTCTAATATCTCAAATTCTTCTTTTAGTTTATCTTCACTACCGCAAAGATACGGTTTTAAATTGTTTTTTTTATCTAAACCATATGGAGTTAAAACTTCTATTTTCCCAAGTATATAATCAAAATCTAACTGCTCTTTTGCCTTATTATTGATAAAATCATTCAATTTACTTCACCACCACAACTTTGCTGTGACATTTCTTCTATAATAACATCTATTACGGGAATGTCTTTAATCCTCGCTCTCATCTTTGATAAAAACTCCTTAGGATTAAAGTAATATCCTTTTGGTGAATATGGATTTAATGTTACTGCTTTAACATTAATCTTATTTAATACTTTTACTTTAAGACCTTTTCTTCTCAACTGCATCCATTTATTAGCATCTACAAATATCTTTGTACCATCTTTTACTACTACTATTACATCCTTGTTTTTTGTATTTTCTATAATATCAGCAGCTGTTTTGTTTGTTAGACTTCCTGGTAATATCACGTATAATGTATTATTTTTTATATTTGATGCTATTGTATTCCCGCAATTTATAGCTGTTTTTATGTTTAAATGATTTATTTTTAAATCCTTGTCTATAAATGTAATCTTATTGTTATCAGATTCTATTAAACTCTTTATTTTACTATCTACCTCATCTAACTGCATTAAGTTAACTGTATGAACTGTTTCTGTTATTACTCTATCCATACTTCTACTCAAGACAGCACCTGATGCTAATATTGCAGCTTCAGAAACATCTACTGAAGCTGAAGCTATTCGATTGATTGAGCCATCTACTAAAACCAGCTGAGCTCCAAACTTTAGCATCAGCTCTGAAATCGTTTTCAGCTGCGCGTTAGTTTGAGGCCCCGCTATTTGTATATTTCCCTCTTCTATAACTCTTGCTATAATTACATACCCCATTGGAGTTGTATAATCTGTTGTATAAATTATTTCTAATTTTGCGTCTCCTGTATCAAAAACATGATCTGTTGTAGTTATAATCGTGCCTTTTGGTACAAATATTAATGGTTTCTTAGTATTAGTCACTACATCTTCTTCTTCTCCATCTCTGCCAGTTGATGTTATTCCTAACACTATATCAGTTTCTAAGCTGTCCTGTATTAGTCTATTTAATACTACTGTTTTACCTGCATTTTTAGACATACCAACTATTGAAACTATCTTGCCAGCTTTTTGTATTATATCAAATAATGACATTTTATTTTTTCTTTTCTTCTAATAGATGTCTTCTCTCGGCTCTATCATTTCTTAATAATTTTGTAGGCTCTAATGATATGTCTTTACTATGCATTAAACCTGCTACTCCAGTATATATATGATTTGCTTCACTCTCTATTGTATCTAAGTTTTCAGGTCCTTCTATATATTGTGGCTCATCATAAGTTGTTATAACTCCTTCGAAGTTTCTAAGTATGACTCTATTCCTAGACATAGAAACTATATAATTAGGCATAACTGGTATCTTACCTCCTCCTCCAGGAGCATCTACTACGAATGTTGGTACTGCAAAGCCTGATGTATGTCCTCTTAATCCTTCCATTATTTCTAGACCTTTGGATACTGAAGTTCTAAAATGTTCTATTCCCATTGATAAGTCACATTGATATATATAGTATGGTCTTACTCTAATTTTCACTAACTCTTGAACTAATCTTCTCATAACATTTACACTGTCATTTATACCTCTAAGCAATACTGATTGATTACCTAATGGTATACCAGCATCTGCAAGCTTTCTACAAGCTTCCATACTTTCTTTTGTTATTTCTTTAGGATGATTAAAGTGTGTATTTAACCATATTGGATGATATTTTTTCAGCATATTAACTAAGTCGTCTGTTATTCTTTGAGGTAATACTACAGGAGTACGACTTCCTAATCTTATTATTTCTACATGAGGTATTTCTCTAAGCTTCTTGATAATATATTCTAATCTATCATCAGATACTAGTAAACAATCCCCCCCGGATAATAATACATCTCTAACTTCTGGTGTGTTTCTGATATATTCTATCGCTTTGTCTACTCTATCTAATGGTGACTCCTGGTCGTTATGTCCTGCAAATCTTCTTCTTGTGCAATGTCTACAGTACATAGAACACTGATCTGTTATTAAAAATAGTACTCTATCAGGATACCTGTGTGTTAAACCTGGAACAGGTGAATCTGTATCTTCATGTAACGGATCTAGCATATCAGAACTACTAATATGCACCTCGCCTAACGTTGGTACTGCTTGCATTCTAATAGGACAATTACGATTTTCTTTGTCCATCAATAATGCATAATATGGTGTTATACCCATTCTGAATTTTTTTAGTACTTCTTTTATGTTTTGTTCTTCTTCAGGTGATACATTGATGATTTGCTTTAGATCTTCTACAGTGTCGATTCTATTTCTGACTTGCCATTTCCAGTCATTCCACTGCTCGTCAGTTACATCTTTCCAAAGCTCTATATCTTTATATGACCTCATTTATACAAAACCTCCCTATCCCCCATTTAAAGCTTAAGCATATAACTCTTCGTACAATTTTCTCAATTCTTCACTTTCTCTCATTATCTGTAATGCTATTTCTGCATGACCTTTTGTATAACCGTTTCCTATAATCATAGTAGTGTCTCTACCTACTCCTTCTGCTCCTAATGCTGCTTTTGTAAAGCTGGTTGCCATACTAAAGAAATATATTAGACCATCATCTTTAGTTGCTAATATGCTTGACATC comes from the Abyssisolibacter fermentans genome and includes:
- a CDS encoding MutS-related protein, which translates into the protein MNDFINNKAKEQLDFDYILGKIEVLTPYGLDKKNNLKPYLCGSEDKLKEEFEILEIVVNQIRKNQKAFIRIKSSLAHTKDIRGSLERAKNKNILTIVELFEIKFYIFILKELEIKLKNLECKLPESISLKQIHELENLLDPKKNGIKTFFIYDEYSKELEDIRKQKRELASAIKKENNKIKTVIKQNLKLNVRTNGEITVPKDDLELLEKVKKSGLLEYSSETYISFKYKIKMSEEVEDCLKEMDTLKAKEEEEELKVRKQISNRIAELGDKLNDSFEKIANLDFIIAKAFMAIKTDSIKPIIENTHMIRIQQGRHLKVSEELSSKGHEYMPISVDIDKGVTCITGANMGGKTISIKLIGMLCLMTQYGLFVPCKYMKTSLHDFIFISIGDMQSIGMGLSTFGGEIHGINEAIKKSDKRGLILIDELASGTNPSEGYALSKALVKYLLNKTSISIITTHFDNVANISKVKHLQVIGLENIDYEKLKTVIAVGSEGIESVRLLMDYRLKEVTNTEQVPRDAINIARLMGMEESIVSDAEEIMREKY
- a CDS encoding S-layer homology domain-containing protein; this encodes MKKRIFLVIFMVLILTSNTIINAQATNEEVEAGNKLKLLGIYKGYEDGSLKLDNNITRAEFTTLAVRLICKDNENFNNTDNAFNDADSHWAKNYINTASEIGLINGYPDGSFKPDNQISNAEVLTVLIRLLGYDDTLDVNKTWPENYMDRSLNLNISDNETSPSIMSTRGNVAVYISRCLTINMKKSY
- a CDS encoding OAM dimerization domain-containing protein, yielding MSEVQKVDLTKVKPYGDTLNDGMVQTSFTLPIPYGDEAKETARILARKMGLEDPEVVHYEDVGGYTFFVVYGHCVHTVDYTKIEVPKVEVKTMDKYAVEDYIKSNIKREITIVGACTGTDAHTVGIDAIMNMKGYAGHYGLERYKMVNAINMGSQVPNEELVAKAIETNADAILVSQIVTQKNVHIPNLTELVEIMEAEGIRDKIVLCCGGPRLSHELAKELGYDAGFTTGSFADDVATFIVSEIVKRDLI
- the ablA gene encoding lysine 2,3-aminomutase, whose product is MRSYKDIELWKDVTDEQWNDWKWQVRNRIDTVEDLKQIINVSPEEEQNIKEVLKKFRMGITPYYALLMDKENRNCPIRMQAVPTLGEVHISSSDMLDPLHEDTDSPVPGLTHRYPDRVLFLITDQCSMYCRHCTRRRFAGHNDQESPLDRVDKAIEYIRNTPEVRDVLLSGGDCLLVSDDRLEYIIKKLREIPHVEIIRLGSRTPVVLPQRITDDLVNMLKKYHPIWLNTHFNHPKEITKESMEACRKLADAGIPLGNQSVLLRGINDSVNVMRRLVQELVKIRVRPYYIYQCDLSMGIEHFRTSVSKGLEIMEGLRGHTSGFAVPTFVVDAPGGGGKIPVMPNYIVSMSRNRVILRNFEGVITTYDEPQYIEGPENLDTIESEANHIYTGVAGLMHSKDISLEPTKLLRNDRAERRHLLEEKKK
- a CDS encoding lysine 5,6-aminomutase subunit alpha; the protein is MSKLNLNSDIIDSARNAARNIAEEMQEFIDMHTTVSVERTVARLLGIDGVDDIERPLPNVVVDNIKEDGGLSLGTAYWIGNAMVNTSLSPQEIAVKVSQNELDLMKLDIAPEEEIKEKIYEIAKSTVDKIKNMRQTRDNYLEQLGEGPKPYLYVIVATGNIYEDIVQAKAAARQGADVIAVIRTTAQSLLDYVPYGATTEGFGGTYATQENFKLMRRALDEVGQEVGRYIRLCNYCSGLCMPEIAAMGALERLDVMLNDALYGILFRDINMQRTLVDQYFSRIINGYAGVIINTGEDNYLTTSDAVEEAHTVLASQLMNEQFALMAGIPEEQMGLGHAFEMNPNIENGFLLELAQAQMAREIFPKAPLKYMPPTKFMTGNIFKGHIQDALFNLISIWTNQGIQLLGMMTEAIHTPHLHDRKLAIENAKYIFNNARNLGDEIEFKEGGIIQTRAQQVLKKAEELLIEIENEGLFSTIEKGKFASVKRPRDGGKGLDGVVEKDNKYYNPFVELMLGGDR